In one Lolium rigidum isolate FL_2022 chromosome 3, APGP_CSIRO_Lrig_0.1, whole genome shotgun sequence genomic region, the following are encoded:
- the LOC124696377 gene encoding uncharacterized protein LOC124696377 produces the protein MDYCPDSWDEPTFTGLAAGCPEVCRLHQKEPVKRVAFEGTNTGRRFYMCSVEGYIENCGFHSWLDDEWPQPMKNTLLKLWGMYHDMHNALLDEKIENGKIVKDLNEERIKVEKKYEGEDYAETTYMISKILKQHT, from the exons ATGGACTACTGCCCAGACAGCTGGGACGAACCAACCTTCACGGGTTTGGCGGCAGGTTGCCCGGAGGTGTGCCGCCTCCACCAGAAGGAGCCGGTGAAGCGTGTCGCTTTTGAAGGAACGAACACCGGCCGTCGCTTCTACATGTGTTCTGTGGAAGGG TACATTGAGAATTGTGGCTTCCACTCTTGGCTTGATGATGAGTGGCCACAGCCAATGAAGAACACATTGCTGAAGCTGTGGGGAATGTACCATGACATGCACAATGCACTGCTGGATGAGAAGATTGAGAATGGCAAGATTGTGAAAGATTTGAATGAAGAGAGGATAAAGGTGGAGAAGAAGTATGAGGGTGAGGACTATGCTGAAACAACATACATGATCAGCaagattttgaaacaacatacatGA